The Gemmatimonadaceae bacterium genome contains a region encoding:
- a CDS encoding DUF4159 domain-containing protein has translation MTRAWWLRLLVTSALTMLTATPAVAQRGGGRGRGITIEPNVPYDGRLTWVRIRYDMGDNGGFGFRGAPPWTHDYPRGERHFMKIISELSTTRTRTLESNILTLDDPQLGKFPIALMAEPGFWRPSDAEVLGLRNYLLKGGFIIYDDFTPRDWLNLTAQMSKVFPSLRPVLMTVDHPIFDAFYRIKSLNYQHPYYGGASSWYGWFEDNDPSKRLLAIADYNNDISEYWEFSDTGMFPIDLSNDAYKIGVNYVIYALTRR, from the coding sequence ATGACGCGCGCGTGGTGGTTGCGCCTGCTGGTGACGAGCGCGCTGACGATGTTGACCGCCACGCCGGCGGTGGCGCAGCGAGGCGGTGGGCGCGGGCGTGGCATCACCATCGAGCCGAACGTGCCGTATGATGGCCGGCTGACGTGGGTGCGCATTCGGTACGACATGGGCGACAACGGCGGCTTCGGCTTCCGTGGCGCGCCGCCCTGGACGCACGACTATCCGCGCGGCGAACGGCACTTCATGAAGATCATCAGCGAGCTCTCCACGACGCGCACCCGCACGTTGGAGAGCAATATCCTCACGCTCGATGATCCGCAGCTGGGCAAGTTCCCCATCGCGCTGATGGCCGAGCCCGGTTTCTGGCGCCCGAGTGATGCCGAAGTGCTCGGCCTCCGGAACTACCTGCTCAAGGGCGGCTTCATCATCTACGACGACTTCACGCCGCGGGACTGGCTCAACCTCACGGCGCAGATGTCCAAGGTGTTCCCATCGTTGCGCCCGGTGCTGATGACGGTGGACCATCCGATCTTCGATGCGTTCTATCGCATCAAGTCGCTGAATTACCAGCATCCGTATTACGGCGGTGCGTCATCGTGGTACGGATGGTTTGAAGACAACGATCCCAGCAAGCGGCTGCTGGCAATCGCCGACTACAACAACGACATCTCCGAGTACTGGGAGTTCTCGGACACGGGGATGTTTCCGATCGACCTGTCGAACGACGCGTACAAGATCGGCGTGAATTACGTCATCTACGCGCTCACCCGCCGTTGA
- a CDS encoding MoxR family ATPase, translating into MDRLDDAALADRLQGAGQRIASELRKVIVGQDLVVEQALIALFAGGNCLLVGVPGLAKTLLISTLARALDLKFSRIQFTPDLMPSDVTGTDVIQDDPATGQRRLAFMPGPVFANVLLADEINRTPPKTQAALLEAMQERRVTVQGRTYELDKPFFVFATQNPIELEGTYPLPEAQLDRFMLEVMLDYLPEEDEVAVVKATTALPPEAVQPAVSKEEILAYQRVVRRLPIADAVVRYAVALVRASRPGPGSPDYVKQWVSYGASVRAAQALVLGAKARALLQGRASASFDDVKALARPVLRHRVLVNFQAQSEKVTTDALVAKLLDSVAVPRSSL; encoded by the coding sequence CTGGACCGACTCGACGACGCCGCCCTGGCCGATCGCCTGCAGGGCGCCGGCCAGCGCATTGCCAGCGAACTCCGCAAGGTGATCGTGGGCCAGGATCTGGTTGTCGAACAGGCGCTCATTGCGCTCTTTGCCGGCGGCAACTGTCTGCTGGTGGGTGTGCCGGGCCTCGCCAAGACGCTCCTGATCTCGACGCTCGCGCGGGCCCTCGATCTCAAGTTCTCGCGCATCCAGTTCACGCCCGATCTCATGCCGAGCGATGTGACCGGCACCGACGTGATTCAGGATGATCCGGCCACCGGTCAGCGACGGCTCGCCTTCATGCCCGGCCCGGTATTCGCCAACGTGCTGCTCGCGGACGAGATCAACCGCACGCCGCCCAAGACGCAGGCCGCCCTGCTCGAAGCCATGCAGGAACGCCGCGTGACGGTGCAAGGGCGCACGTACGAACTGGACAAACCGTTCTTCGTGTTCGCCACGCAGAACCCCATCGAGCTGGAGGGCACCTACCCTCTCCCCGAAGCGCAGCTCGACCGCTTCATGCTCGAGGTGATGCTGGACTATCTCCCCGAGGAGGATGAAGTCGCGGTGGTGAAGGCGACCACCGCGCTGCCGCCCGAAGCCGTGCAGCCGGCGGTGAGCAAGGAGGAGATTCTCGCCTATCAGCGCGTGGTGCGTCGCCTCCCGATCGCCGATGCGGTCGTGCGCTACGCCGTGGCGCTGGTACGCGCGTCGCGCCCGGGCCCCGGTTCGCCGGACTATGTGAAGCAGTGGGTGAGCTACGGCGCCTCAGTGCGCGCGGCGCAGGCGCTCGTGCTGGGCGCGAAGGCGCGGGCGCTCCTGCAGGGGCGCGCCAGCGCCAGCTTCGACGATGTCAAGGCGCTCGCGCGGCCGGTGCTGCGGCATCGTGTACTCGTGAACTTCCAGGCGCAGTCGGAGAAGGTGACCACTGATGCGCTGGTCGCCAAGCTGCTCGACTCCGTGGCCGTGCCCCGTTCCTCGCTCTGA
- a CDS encoding DUF58 domain-containing protein — MAVAPAAFLDPALLAKLSDLALLARTVVDGFMHGQHRSLRKGSSLDFAEHRSYQPGDDLRRIDWRVYGRTDRFYIKEYDADTNASVLFALDTSGSMDFGSGAVTKFAYGRMLTASLAWLSQSQGDRVGLATFTQDLQEVIPPSVRHLQRMLHALATTTPGGTSQLITSIEKIGLLNARAGILVLVTDCYERPELIGRAVDSLRMQGHDVIVFQLVDPAERDLPGDEDTTYEDAETGHLLPLKPGDLRKKYQALVEEHLTTLQSRLVAAGADYVRLFTNEPLDRALHAYLDARLSRSRVR, encoded by the coding sequence GTGGCCGTCGCCCCCGCTGCCTTCCTCGATCCGGCCCTGCTGGCCAAGCTCTCCGACCTCGCGCTCCTGGCGCGCACGGTCGTGGATGGCTTCATGCATGGGCAGCATCGGTCGTTGCGCAAAGGTTCGTCGCTCGACTTTGCCGAGCATCGCTCGTATCAGCCGGGTGATGACCTGCGGCGCATCGACTGGCGCGTGTACGGCCGCACCGATCGATTCTACATCAAGGAGTACGACGCCGACACCAATGCGAGTGTCCTCTTCGCGCTGGACACGTCGGGCTCCATGGATTTCGGCAGCGGCGCGGTGACCAAGTTCGCCTATGGCCGCATGCTGACGGCGTCGCTCGCCTGGCTCTCACAGAGTCAGGGGGACCGCGTGGGGCTCGCCACGTTCACGCAGGATCTGCAGGAGGTCATCCCGCCCAGCGTGCGGCATCTGCAGCGCATGCTGCATGCGCTGGCCACCACGACGCCCGGGGGCACGAGCCAACTCATCACCAGCATCGAGAAGATCGGCCTGCTCAATGCGCGGGCGGGCATTCTGGTGCTCGTGACCGACTGCTACGAGCGCCCCGAGCTGATCGGGCGCGCCGTGGACTCGCTGCGCATGCAGGGACACGACGTGATCGTCTTTCAGCTGGTCGATCCCGCGGAGCGCGACCTGCCCGGCGACGAAGACACCACGTACGAAGACGCCGAGACGGGCCACCTGCTGCCGCTCAAGCCCGGGGACCTGCGCAAGAAGTATCAGGCGCTCGTCGAGGAGCACCTGACCACGCTGCAAAGCCGACTGGTCGCGGCGGGCG